Within Claveliimonas bilis, the genomic segment GGCATTGCAGATTGCCCCTGTTCCACTTCAAAGAGACGGGATCATCATTGCATCTATTATGCCTTTAGTGCCCGGAATGGGATTTGTCAATGCAATCCGTGATATAGCAGACAGTGATTTCCTGTCTGGGACAGTGCGGATGATCGATGCGCTTCTTGTGTTTGTATATATAGCGATCGGCGTGGGGATCACACTTGGGATTTATGCAAATATGGCAGGAGGTGTTCTTGGATGATAGAGTACATTGTGGCAAATCTGATATGCCCCTTTTTTGGCACCATTGCTTTTTCCGTTCTGTTTAACGTGCCGAAACGGTTTTATTTAAGCTGCGGCATTACTGGTACAATGGGGTGGATCGTATACTGTCTGACAGTCAATTTAACCTCGGCAGCCATTGCTTCTTTTTTGGGAACACTGGTGGTAGTTCTGATATCGAGAATGCTGACAGTGCGGATGAAGTGCCCGATCACGGTTTTTCTGATCTCCGGCATTTTTCCTCTGGTGCCCGGAGCGGGCGTTTATTATACCGCCTACTACCTTGTCATGAATCAGCTGGGAGAGGCTGCACAGCGTGGGATTGGAGCGATAAAAGTGGCTTTTGCCATAGTACTTGGCATTGTCTGCATTGTCTCTATTCCCAGAGAATTTTTCCGCCCGGATTACTGGAGGAGCCGCCGGCTCCACAAGAGAAAGATTCAGAATAGTTGATTACCATAATTCACATGTGTTATACTGATTATGAAAAGCATAATACACAGCCTGAAAGAGGAGGCGAATAGGTATGTCAGATATAACGGAAATCATCTGTCAGATACTGAAGAAAAGCAGGTACACAGTGGCATTAAGCGGTTTTGGAATGCTTGTGGAAAGCGGATATCCGGCAATTCGTGACGGGGGAGAGTCCTACGATATTGAACAGAAGTACGGATATTCAACAGAAGAGATCTTTTCCAGTTCCTTTTTTTCGACGCGTAAACCGCAGTTTTACGATTTCTACAGAAAAGAAATCCTTTCGGCTCTGGATACACCGCCGGGGAAAGGATTTTATGAGATGGCCAGGCTGGAGGAGATGGGGATTTTGCAGACCATTATTACCCGGCGTATTTTCCATTTGCCCTCACGTGCAGGATGTAAAAAGGTCATTGAGCTTCATGGAAATGTATACCGCAATTATTGTACACATTGCGGCCAGGAGTATTCTATGGAGTATGTAAGGGATGGAGAGAAGATTCCTTTATGTGAAAAATGTAAACAGGCTATTCGGCCGGATGTGCGGCTGTTTGGGGAAATGGTGGATAATCAGGTTATTACAAGAGCTGCAACGGAGATTCAGAAAGCCGACGTGCTGCTGGTGCTTGGTACGAACCTGAAAAGTTATCTCTGTACACAGCTTCTGGATTACTATGAAGGAGATAAGCTTTTGCTGATCTCGAAAGAACAGCATTTTTCAGATAAATTTGCAGATATATACTGGAACAGCAGAGTGGATGATGCTCTGGATAAAATTATAACAGAAATGGAGAAGAACAATGAGTAAAGTAAGAACAAGATTTGCACCAAGTCCTACGGGAAGGATGCATGTGGGAAATTTAAGGACGGCATTATATGCTTATCTGATAGCGAAACATGCGGGAGGAAGCTTTATGCTTCGGATTGAGGATACAGACCAGGAACGTTTTATGGAAGGGGCTCTTGAAATTATTTACCGGACTCTGGAAAAGACCGGACTTGTACATGACGAGGGACCGGACAAAGACGGAGGAGTGGGTCCTTATGTGCAGAGCGAGAGAAACGCTGCAGGTATCTATATGAAATATGCCAAACAGCTCATTGAGCAGGGAGATGCATACTACTGTTTCTGTGATAAAGAACGCCTGGAGTCTTTAAGGAGCAAAGTGTCAGAAGACGGAAATACAGAGATTGTTGTCTATGATAAACACTGCCTTCATCTGAGCAAGGAAGAGATTGAAGCGAACCTGAAGGAAGGAAAGCCATATGTGATCCGCATGAACATGCCCACAGAAGGGACAACAACCTTTCATGATGAAATATACGGGGACATCACAGTGCCCAATGAAGAGCTGGATGATATGATTCTGATCAAATCGGACGGATATCCGACTTATAATTTTGCAAATGTAGTGGATGACCATCTGATGGGAATCACCCATGTAGTCCGCGGAAATGAATATCTGTCCTCTGCTCCGAAATACAATCGTATTTACGAAGCTTTCGGATGGGAAGTGCCGGTTTATGTGCATTGCCCGCTTATTACGGATGAAAACCACAAAAAGCTGAGTAAACGCTGCGGCCATTCTTCTTATGAAGATCTTCTGGATCAGGGATTTGTATCAGAAGCAATCGTGAATTATGTGGCTCTGCTGGGATGGTGTCCGGAGGGAACACAGGAAATCTTCTCTCTGGATGAGCTGGTAAAAATCTTCGACTATCATCATATGAGTAAGTCTCCGGCTGTGTTTGACATGACAAAGCTGAAATGGATGAATGGCGAATATCTGAAAGCAATGGATGCAGACAGGTTTTATGAGATGGCAAAGCCTTATATTGAAGAAGTGATCACAAAAGATTATGATTTGAAGAAGATTGCGGCGCTTGTAAAGACCAGAATCGAAATCTTCCCTGATATCAAAGACCAGATTGACTTTTTCCAAGAATTGCCGGAATATGACACAGCAATGTACTGCCATAAGAAAATGAAAACAAATGAAGAGACTTCTCTGGAAGTTTTAAAAGAAGTTCTTCCGATCCTGGAAGCGCAGGATGATTACAGCAATGACGCCCTGTATGCCACCCTGAAAAAGTATATTGAAGAAAAAGGTTACAAAAACGGCTATGTAATGTGGCCGGTGAGAACTGCCGTGTCCGGCAAGCAGAATACGCCTGGCGGAGCGACAGAAATTATGGAAGTACTTGGCAAAGAAGAGTCCCTGTGCAGGATCCGTAAGGGAATTGAATTGTTAGAAACGAGGTAAGGAATGCATCTGAATAAGGCACAGCAAAAAGCAGCCTGTCATTTCCAGGGGCCATGTATGGTCCTTGCCGGTCCCGGTTCCGGGAAAACGCTTACCATTGCAGCAAGAATAGAAAATCTGATTAAAAGGTACAAAGTAAGACCAGAAGAAATTCTGGTCATTACTTTTACCAGATATGCTTCCTATGAAATGCAGAACAGATTTAAAAGTCTTATGGGAGGAGTCTGTCCTCCTGTAACATTCGGGACATTTCATGGGATCTATTACGGGATTCTAAGGTGGGCTTATGGATTTACTTCGGCAAATATTCTGACCGGGGAAGAGAGCAGCAGACTTTTGGGGCAGATTCTGGCTCTGCCGGAACTGGATCTTAAGCTGGAAGTGGAAGATGAACAGGATTTTATCAGAGATCTTCTGACAGAAATCGGAAAAGTAAAAAATAACGGGTTGGATATTCAGACATATAAAGCGTCCGTATGTCCGGGAGCATTTGCAGATATCTACCAGATGTATGAAAAGAAGAGAAAGGAAATGCGCAAGATCGATTTCGACGATATGCTGATCCTCTGCCATGAGCTTTTTAAGTCCAGACCAGATATTCTTGAAAAATGGCAGGCCAGGTTCCGGTATATTCTGGTAGATGAATTTCAGGATGTCAATAAAATACAGTATGAAATTTTGAAGATGCTGGCGCTTCCTGAAAATAACCTGTTTGTAGTAGGAGATGACGATCAGTCGATCTATCAATTCCGGGGAGCGGACCCTTCTATTATGCTTGGTTTTTCCAGAGACTATCCCGATGCCGGGCAGATTCTCCTGGACGTCAATTACCGCTCCACTGCTCATATTTTAAACGGCGCCCTCCGAGTGATCGGACATAATGAACAGAGATTTTCCAAGGAGATCAAACCCCATGCGGGAAAAGGAGAGTGCGTCCATGTGCAGGAAGTCCTGGATGTGACAGAGGAAGGAAAGTATGTGATAGAGGGCGTGAAAAAGAGGATGGAACAGGGCGTGCCGGCAAGAGAAATCGCAGTACTGTTCCGTACGAACCGGGATGCCAGGATCCTGGCGGAAATGCTGGCGGAATACCAGATTCCCTTTGAAATGAAAGAAAATATCCAGAATATTTATGATCACTTTATTGCCCGCAATATAAAAAGCTATCTGAAACTGGCTGCCGGAAGCAGGGAGAGAAGATATTTTCTGGATATTATGAACTGTCCGAAACGCTACTTAAGCAGAGAATGTCTGGAATCTTCCAGAGGGGATTTTGAGGAGATGAGGAAATTCTATTGTGACAAGGGGTGGATGCAGGACCGCATCGATCAGTTTGAGTGGGATGTTAAGATGATGGAAAACAAAACCCCTTATGCGGCAATACAATATATAAGAAAGAAGATCGGCTATGACGATTATCTGAAAGAATATGCCAAAATCCGGCGTATACGGGAGGAAGATCTTTTTGAAATTCTCTATGAAATTCAGGAAAGATCCAAGGAATTTCAAAGTTTTGAAGAGTGGTTTCTCTATATAGAGAACTACGGACAAATGTTAAAGGAGAAGAAGGGCAGAGGCAGAAAAGATCAAACTGGGGAACAGGGCGTGTCGCTTATGACCATGCACGGCGCAAAAGGCCTGGAATTTGATACAGTATTTGTGATCGGAGGAAATGAAGGCGTCACTCCTTACCGAAAAGCCAAACTTGATGAAGAGATCGAGGAGGAGCGCCGGATGTTTTATGTGGCTATGACACGGGCAAAGAGAAAACTGGTAATCAGTTATGTAAAAACGAAAAACGGAAAGGAACTAAGTCCTTCCCGCTTTGTTGAAGAGCTTTTGTTGAAAGAAGGAGAAAGCAGACATTAAAGATCCTCTTCCTCGCCAAATTCCTGCTCGTCCAGCCATTCGTCAAATGCATCTGCCGCGATTTCATATTCTTCATCGTCAAGAATATTTTCCAGATCCGGATTTTCCGGGTCTGTGTCAATATAACGGTAAAGATATACATCGCCTTCTTCGCTTTCGCCGTTTTCATCCAGAGGAAGAAGGGCAATATATTGACGTCCGCCGGCTTCATAGACAGTCAGAACAGCGCATTCAATCTCTTCATCGTTATCCAGAGTCAGTGTTACAGTAATTTCATCCATATTTTCTGTAGCCATACAAAAATCTCTCCTTTATTCTTTCTGTTTTTACTCTATCAGAGCGACGCCACAAAAGCAAGTAAAATCTATGTTGCGAAAAGAGAAAGGAAAAGGAGAGGGAAATGGCTGGGGCTGGTAAAAATGAAAAAAATGTAGTAAAATACAAAATATATGTGACTGGAATCATTCGCAAGGAGGAGCAGATATATGAAAAACCGCAAGATAAAAGTGCTTCTGGCACTTGTTGTCATGGGAATTATGATGTTGGCCGGATGTAAGAAGCAAGTGGGCACACCGGAAGATAATCCGGTTCAGGAAGAAGATACAGAAGAAACAGACGAGGAAGAAGCAGAAGAGGAAGGGTACAAATTTGGTTTCAGCGGAATCAATATGGAGAATCCTTATTTTATTACGCTGGAAAATGCAATTCGCGAATCGGTTACAAGCTCAGGGAATACACTGATTACCGAAGACCCGGAAGGAGATGCCCAAAAACAGGCTTCACAGATCACAGAGATGATCGAGGCAGGGATTGATGCCATTTTTTTAAGCCCGGTAAATTGGGAGGAAATTACTCCCTCTTTGCAGGAACTTCAGGAAGCGGATGTACGCATTATCAATGTAGATACACAGGTTAAGGAAATGGATTATGTAGATGCCTATGTGGGATCTGACAATGAAGCAGCCGGACGTATGTGCGGTGAGGCGTTGATTGAGAAATGTCCGGACGGAGGCAAAGTACTGATACTGGAATGCCCGACACAAAATTCTATTAATGAGAGAATTACAGGATTTGAGGAGGCGATTTCAAAAGCGGAGGTCGGTTTTGAAATTGTGGCAAGAGAAAATACAGACGGAAAATTTGAAAAGTCAGTGGAAGTGGCACAAAATATCCTCAAAGAACATACGGATGTAACAGCCATTATGTGCGGAAATGATCAGATCGCGGTAGGAGCGCAGACAGCAGTGAACCTTCTTGGAATGGATGATGTAATTATTTACGGTGTGGACGGTTCCCCTGATATCAAAAAAGAGCTGGAAAAATCAGACACACAGATTGCAGGTACAGCGGCACAGTCTCCGATCAATATGGGGAAAAAGGCTGTGGAAGTAGGGCTTGCTATTTTGAACGGCGAAGAATATGAAAAAGAAAATTATGTAGAGATCATTGATATGATCACGAAAGATAATGTGGAAATGTATGGAGCAGATGGCTGGCAGTAGAAGCAGCAGGAAGGACGGAACATGAGAAGAGAAAAAGGGAAACCGCTGCCTTTGGGCGTGAGTGTGGGAAAAGACAGCGTTAATTTTGCAATAGAGGTTCCGGAAGGAAAAGAATGCAGATTGCTCCTTTACAAAAAAGGAGAACGGGAGGCTTCTGTCATTTTTGAAATGCCGGAAGAAGACGGAGTCGGAAGTGTACGTTTTCTGTCGCTTTTTGATTTTGCATATTCGGAGTATGAGTATAATTATCTGATAGATGAGGAGGTCTGTGTTGACCCCTATGCCAGAAGCCTTGCGGGAACAGAAGAGTTTGGCCGCAAATGGGAGCTTCAGGAGCATGAGGTTCGTGCCGGAATTTATGAGGATCACTATGACTGGGAGGGTGATCTTCCTCCCTGTATTCCTGCCAATGAAGTGGTGGCCTACAGTCTCCATGTGCGGGGATTTACGAAACACAGCTCTTCAAAAGTTGCCCATAAAGGTACTTTCCGGGGAGTCATTGAAAAAATTCCTTATCTGCTTGAGCTGGGGATCAATCAGATCCATCTTATGCCGGTATATGAGTTTGAACAGCTGGGAAAATATGTAAATTACTGGGGATACGGACCGGGATTTTATTTCGCTCCCAAAAGAGCTTATGCGGCATCAGACAATCCGGCGTCAGAATTAAAAGATATGGTGCGGGAATGCCACAAGGCCGGGATTGAGGTAATACTGGAAATGCCTTTCGAGGGCGGCACTTCCAGAATCCTTATGGAGGAGTGTCTGCGCTGGTATATGATGGAATACCATGTGGACGGATTTATTTTGAACCCGGATGTAACGCCGACAGATGGGAGCTATGCTGACCCGCTTTTAAGCAAAATGAAACTTTTCCATCATCAGGCAGGTTTTCAGAATGTTATGCGAAGGTTCCTGAAGGGGGACGAGGG encodes:
- a CDS encoding threonine/serine exporter family protein, with product MIEYIVANLICPFFGTIAFSVLFNVPKRFYLSCGITGTMGWIVYCLTVNLTSAAIASFLGTLVVVLISRMLTVRMKCPITVFLISGIFPLVPGAGVYYTAYYLVMNQLGEAAQRGIGAIKVAFAIVLGIVCIVSIPREFFRPDYWRSRRLHKRKIQNS
- a CDS encoding SIR2 family NAD-dependent protein deacylase — protein: MSDITEIICQILKKSRYTVALSGFGMLVESGYPAIRDGGESYDIEQKYGYSTEEIFSSSFFSTRKPQFYDFYRKEILSALDTPPGKGFYEMARLEEMGILQTIITRRIFHLPSRAGCKKVIELHGNVYRNYCTHCGQEYSMEYVRDGEKIPLCEKCKQAIRPDVRLFGEMVDNQVITRAATEIQKADVLLVLGTNLKSYLCTQLLDYYEGDKLLLISKEQHFSDKFADIYWNSRVDDALDKIITEMEKNNE
- the gltX gene encoding glutamate--tRNA ligase, translated to MSKVRTRFAPSPTGRMHVGNLRTALYAYLIAKHAGGSFMLRIEDTDQERFMEGALEIIYRTLEKTGLVHDEGPDKDGGVGPYVQSERNAAGIYMKYAKQLIEQGDAYYCFCDKERLESLRSKVSEDGNTEIVVYDKHCLHLSKEEIEANLKEGKPYVIRMNMPTEGTTTFHDEIYGDITVPNEELDDMILIKSDGYPTYNFANVVDDHLMGITHVVRGNEYLSSAPKYNRIYEAFGWEVPVYVHCPLITDENHKKLSKRCGHSSYEDLLDQGFVSEAIVNYVALLGWCPEGTQEIFSLDELVKIFDYHHMSKSPAVFDMTKLKWMNGEYLKAMDADRFYEMAKPYIEEVITKDYDLKKIAALVKTRIEIFPDIKDQIDFFQELPEYDTAMYCHKKMKTNEETSLEVLKEVLPILEAQDDYSNDALYATLKKYIEEKGYKNGYVMWPVRTAVSGKQNTPGGATEIMEVLGKEESLCRIRKGIELLETR
- a CDS encoding ATP-dependent helicase encodes the protein MHLNKAQQKAACHFQGPCMVLAGPGSGKTLTIAARIENLIKRYKVRPEEILVITFTRYASYEMQNRFKSLMGGVCPPVTFGTFHGIYYGILRWAYGFTSANILTGEESSRLLGQILALPELDLKLEVEDEQDFIRDLLTEIGKVKNNGLDIQTYKASVCPGAFADIYQMYEKKRKEMRKIDFDDMLILCHELFKSRPDILEKWQARFRYILVDEFQDVNKIQYEILKMLALPENNLFVVGDDDQSIYQFRGADPSIMLGFSRDYPDAGQILLDVNYRSTAHILNGALRVIGHNEQRFSKEIKPHAGKGECVHVQEVLDVTEEGKYVIEGVKKRMEQGVPAREIAVLFRTNRDARILAEMLAEYQIPFEMKENIQNIYDHFIARNIKSYLKLAAGSRERRYFLDIMNCPKRYLSRECLESSRGDFEEMRKFYCDKGWMQDRIDQFEWDVKMMENKTPYAAIQYIRKKIGYDDYLKEYAKIRRIREEDLFEILYEIQERSKEFQSFEEWFLYIENYGQMLKEKKGRGRKDQTGEQGVSLMTMHGAKGLEFDTVFVIGGNEGVTPYRKAKLDEEIEEERRMFYVAMTRAKRKLVISYVKTKNGKELSPSRFVEELLLKEGESRH
- a CDS encoding DUF1292 domain-containing protein encodes the protein MATENMDEITVTLTLDNDEEIECAVLTVYEAGGRQYIALLPLDENGESEEGDVYLYRYIDTDPENPDLENILDDEEYEIAADAFDEWLDEQEFGEEEDL
- a CDS encoding sugar ABC transporter substrate-binding protein; protein product: MKNRKIKVLLALVVMGIMMLAGCKKQVGTPEDNPVQEEDTEETDEEEAEEEGYKFGFSGINMENPYFITLENAIRESVTSSGNTLITEDPEGDAQKQASQITEMIEAGIDAIFLSPVNWEEITPSLQELQEADVRIINVDTQVKEMDYVDAYVGSDNEAAGRMCGEALIEKCPDGGKVLILECPTQNSINERITGFEEAISKAEVGFEIVARENTDGKFEKSVEVAQNILKEHTDVTAIMCGNDQIAVGAQTAVNLLGMDDVIIYGVDGSPDIKKELEKSDTQIAGTAAQSPINMGKKAVEVGLAILNGEEYEKENYVEIIDMITKDNVEMYGADGWQ
- a CDS encoding alpha-amylase family glycosyl hydrolase; the encoded protein is MRREKGKPLPLGVSVGKDSVNFAIEVPEGKECRLLLYKKGEREASVIFEMPEEDGVGSVRFLSLFDFAYSEYEYNYLIDEEVCVDPYARSLAGTEEFGRKWELQEHEVRAGIYEDHYDWEGDLPPCIPANEVVAYSLHVRGFTKHSSSKVAHKGTFRGVIEKIPYLLELGINQIHLMPVYEFEQLGKYVNYWGYGPGFYFAPKRAYAASDNPASELKDMVRECHKAGIEVILEMPFEGGTSRILMEECLRWYMMEYHVDGFILNPDVTPTDGSYADPLLSKMKLFHHQAGFQNVMRRFLKGDEGMIEEVIYWLRRPAGAEGMYNYIAGHNGFTLNDLVSYDAKHNEANGENNQDGPDYNYSWNCGAEGPSRKRAVVALRAGQMRNAFMLVLLAQGIPCILAGDEFGNTQKGNNNVYCQDNPVGWLDWSRLEKNRALHEFVKEMIALRRSHPALRQKEELRGMDQISCGVPDVSYHGEYAWQTPSEISSRQLGVYYCGIAAKDTDCFVAYNMHWVEHSFALPALGKGKKWYLTADSKTGVLEDPEVLKNQREAVLEERTIALFIGK